The genomic DNA GTATCATCGTCACATATAAACGATCTGCAAAAGGTAAAACCTCTTTAAATATTTCTGCTCCACCAATGACAAATATTTCGTCAGCTTTTCCTTTTCCATATGCAATTAACTCATCGATTGTAGAAAAAACTGTACAGCCCTGACAAGTAAAATGCTGATTTCTAGTAATAACAATATTCTCCCGTCCCGGCAACGGCTTCCCGATTGATTCATATGTTTTTCTGCCCATTGCAATCGGATGTCCCATCGTCACTCTTTTAAAAAATTTTAAATCCTCTGAAATATGCCAAGGAAGTTTATTTTCTTTTCCAATTACACGATTTTCATCCATTGCCCAAATAAGTGAAATCATACGCTCACCTTCCCTTTTATATGTGGATGAGGGTTATAATGAACGAGCTCAAAATCTTCATACTGAAAAGCAAATAAGTCCTTTACATCCGGATTTAACCGCATTTGTGGTAGATTTCTCGGTTCCCTCGTTAATTGTAGCTTCACTTGATCAATATGGTTTTTATATATATGAACATCACCGAACGTATGCACAAACTCTCCCGGCTCTAAATCGCACACTTGAGCAATCATTAACGTTAACAGTGCATAAGAGGCAATATTAAATGGCACACCTAAAAATACGTCTGCAGAACGCTGATACAATTGACATGAGAGCTTTCCGTCCGCAACATAGAATTGAAACATACAATGGCATGGAGCCAATGCCATTTGATCGATTTCCGCTACATTCCATGCATTTACAATTAAGCGGCGCGAATTAGGAGTATGCTTAATTTGCTCAAGTAATTGACTTATTTGGTCAATCGTTTGTCCATCAGCTCCAGTCCATGAACGCCATTGATGACCATACACCGGTCCTAGCTCTCCTTGTTCATCAGCCCATTCATTCCAAATTCGAACGCCCTTTTCTTGAAGATAACGTACATTTGTATCGCCCTTTAAAAACCAAAGCAGCTCATAAATAATCGATTTGAGATGAAGCTTTTTCGTTGTTATGAGAGGAAAACCTTCCTGCAAATTAAATCTCATTTGATATCCGAATGTACTTACAGTGCCCGTACCTGTTCGATCATCTTTCACAATTCCATTCGTTAACACATGTCTACATAGGTCTAAATATTGCTTCATTTCAAAAACACACCTTTACACTTAAAATCATAATGATTTCTATTTTATCAAATCTGATTCATGAATGACACTATTTTAAATTTTGTATAAAAGCATACGTTTTAGGCGCATTTTTTTTTAAATTACTGTTAGTTTGTTCATTTAAATGATACATCGCAAACGACTCAGCAAAATACTCCTCAGGATATTTTAAAAAATAGGCATTATTAGGGAAAACCGCTCCTCTTTCCTCCTTCCAAATTTTTTGAAAGTCTTCTTGATGACGGATTTCATTATAAAGATAACGATCGATTGAATGAGCTAATTCATGAAGTTCTAGATTAATAGAACCGTGACTTTTTCCTTTTTCACTATGACCAATCTTAACTAAAATTAACTTTGAACCGCCAATGCCTGGGACTTCATCCCACTTCGTACCTATTTTTTCATATCCTCGGGGTGTTTGTCCTCGAAGATGCTTTACTGTTGGATTATCTGTTAATTTTCCCTCAAATAACTTCATTTTAATCTCTTTTTCACGGAGTTTTAATAACATTGATTCCGGCAGGCGATCAACCCGCGTAATAATGGAAGCAGCTTCTACATGATCAAATGGTTCATTTGGTAGAACAATGATATCCCCTAACAAGTCAAATGAATGCAAAAACATTAATTGTCGAAATGAAGAGTCACTCGCATAATGTTTCAAAGGAATACTTTGATAAGATGGTTGCGATGATTGAAACATAAAGAGAGGAGTAATAGAAAAAATGAACATCATGATTCGTTTAACCATTTCTATTTATCTCCTTTCTTTTTGTGTATAGGTTTAATAATTTACGATCAAAACAACATTATTAAAATTATAACATATGAAAATATGGATAGAGAATGACATGTTTGATGAGAAAAAGTGGTAGTGTGGGAGGTAAAAATATGATCATTTTGTTGATTTATTGGTTTTCTCGTGAAAGTTGGTCGTTTCATACGAATGAGACGAAGCATTGTATTGCTTAGTAAAAAAAGCTGCACAATGGCAGCTTCAGACTGTTGACAAACGCTCGCATTCTTCGTTGTCAGCTCATGAACGAATGTTCTATTCGCTTCCGCCTCGTGCGGCGCGCCTTGACTGGCAAGCGTTTTCAATCAGTCTGAAGGTGGTTAATTCTTATATTGACTTGCTTTGAAAATTTTTCAGACTGTTGACAAACTCCCGTATTCTTCATTCATCGCACTTCGTTGTCAGCTCATGAACGAATGTTCTTATTCGCTCTTCCGCCTCGTGTGGCGCGCCTTGACTGGCAAGCGTTTTCAATCAGTCTGAAGGTGGTTAATTCTTATATTGACTTGCTTTGAAAATTTTTCAGACTGTTGACAAACTCCCGTATTCTTCATTCATCGCACTTCGTTGTCAGCTCATGAACGAGTGTTCTATTCGCTTCCGCCTCGTGTGGCACGCCTTGACTGGCAAGCGTTTTCAATCAGTCTGAAGGTGGTTAATTCTTATATTGACTTGCTTTGAAAATTTTTCAGAATGTTGACAAACTCCCGTATTCTTCATTCATCGCACTTCGTTGTCAGCTCATGAACGAGTGTTCTATTCGCTTCCGCCTCGTGTGGCACGCCTTGACTGGCAAGCGTTTTCAATCAGTCTGAAGGTGGTTAATTCTTATATTGACTTGCTTTGAAAATTTTTCAGACTGTTGACAAACGCCTTATTTTCTGCTTGTACTTCCTCGGATGAAAGAGACAACTTTGACCACAATTTAAAAGCTTAATTATGTAGCTGTTTACTATTAAACTTGCAATCCAAAATTTCGGCAAAGAGCAGCTAAACCGCCTTGAAATCCGCTGCCAATCGCACTGAATTTCCATTCGCTACCATGACGGTATAATTCACAAATCACGACAGCTGTTTCTACTGAAAAATCTTCACCTAAATCATAACGTAAAACTTCTTGATTCGTATCTTCATTTACTACACGAACAAAAGCATTTGAAACTTGCCCAAAGTTTTGATTGCGAACATCTGCATCATGTATTGTAACTGTAATTGCAATTCGATGTACATGAGATGGCACTTTACTAAAATTAATTTTTATTTGTTCGTCATCCCCATCTCCTTCACCGGTGCGGTTATCGCCTGTATGTTCTACACAACCAGTTGAGTGCTTAAAATTATTATAAAAAATAAAATCTAAATCTTGTGTTACCTTCCCATTTTCATCCGTTAAAAATGCTGAAGCATCCAAGTCAAAGTTGTGTCCGCCATCATATTGATTTGTATCCCATCCTAAACCAATAATTATTTTTGTTAACCCAGGATTTGTTTTTGTTAAATCAATTCGTTGACCTTTTGATAAATTAATCGTCACGATATCTCACCTCAAAAATTAATATTTTCTTAGCTGATTGTGCCGTTTTTTATGCTTACGTATAAGATCTTACTGTTTCCCCAAGGGTTGATGCAGTTGTTCCATCACCAACAGCTGCGAATTTCCATTCATTCCCATTACGATATATTTCTCCAACGATCAATGTTGTTTTTCCAGAATAATCATCTGTTAAATTGTAATGAATAAGTTCTTCGTTATTAGTATGGTTCACAACGCGAATGAACGCATTACGAATCATTCCAAAATGTTGCTTTCTTTTCACACAATTATAAATGTTTACGACAAAGACAAGCTTTTGGATTGAGGATGATACTTTATTTAGATCGACAATGATCTGCTCATCATCTCCATCTCCATGACCTGTTAAGTTATCTCCAGTATGTCTTACACTTCCATCACTGCTTTTGAGATTTACAAAATAAACAACATCATTATTTTTTCTCAGCTTATCGTTTTCACCGAGCAATATTACCGATGCGTCGCAGTCAATATTCGCGGAGCCTCCTCCAAAAAGCGAGCCTAGAAAACCTCCTCCGCCCCGGCCATTAACAGGGTCCCAGCCTAAACCTATTAATATTTTTGATAATCCAGGTTGTCCTTTCGTTAAGTCAACACGTTGACCTTTTGTTAAATTAATTGCCAATTTTATCACCTCTATATGTTGATTTGAGCGTTAAAAAACGATGTACTTTATCTTTATTGTTTTGAACAGTCTCATGACTTACCTGTTAGGAAACGATACAAAGCTTAGCCTTATATTTTTGCATTTTTAAAGTTGTTTTGCAGCTGTTCCAAGCGTTTCGTTCCTTCTTCACGTAAACGCTTGTTTTCTTCTTCAATGGATTTTGTTTCTTCCATTCCTTTCATAATAATGTTCCATGTTTCTTCGATTGTTTCAATTTTAATACTTGGACTACCAGCAAGTCTGGCTATGTCTGCACTTTGCTGAGCGATGTTTTGTGCATTGCGAACGAGCATTTCATTTGTTCGGCGATCAAGCTCACTCATTGAATCAGCTACAAGCTTTTGACGTTTAGCGGCAACAGCTTGAATAAGTCCATTTTTAAATATCGGAATTGTCGTCACAAAAGCAGAGTTAATTTTTCCGATTAATTTCGTATTGCCTCGTTGAAGCATACGAATTTGCGGTGCAGTTTGCAACGAAACGATTTTTGCCATTTCTAGATCATACACACGTTGATCAAGCAGTTCGATAATATTTTTTAATGAATCAAGCTGCATAGATGCTAGCTGATCCCCATTTGCTGCTCGACTTTCTAAAAGCGGCAATTGGTTCTTCTTTAGCTCTTCCGATTTCATTTCACCTGCTACGACATATTTTTCTAATGTTAAATAATATTGATAGTTTTGCTCATACATGTCTTCGAGCATGTTCGTTGATTCTACCATTTCGTTTTGATATTTAGAAATCTCTACATAAATTTTATCGATTTCCTGTCCCATCGTTTGATATTTTCCAAATAGCTTTTCAACTAGTTTTTCACCACGTTTAAAAAGCTTCCCAAACAATCCACCCGAAGTTTGTTCAAAATCTTTTTTATCGAACTTGTCCATAATCTTGCCAAGTTGCTTTAGCAGCTCTCCAGAGTCTTCAACTTTTGTTGTTCGCATATTTGAAAGAATTTGATCTGAAAAGCGTGAAATTTGAACTGCTGGTTCTTTTCCGAATTCAAGAACTTGAATTTGATCGCGTTCATCAATCGAACGAGCTAAGTTTTGTACTTCAGGCTCGTTTCGAAGCGCTAGCTTAATTTCTGATACTTTTGATTCTGTCAATTTATCGTCTGGATTTGTTGTTACTAAACTTGCTTCTTGAGTTTGCAATTGATTCATACGACTAGTCACCTCTTAAGTTTTTAAAAATATTTTGAGAAAACATTCTTTTAAAAATAGACGGTTCTTTAAATTCTTGTTCAAACACAACATCTTCAAGCCAATGAATATCATATAAAGATTCATCAAGATAATTTTCGATATCATTTTGACCCGGCGGATTATAAAGTACAATATCTATTCCAAAATGGTTTAATAAAAGCAGTAAAGCCGCATCAGGTCTCGTCATTGTTCCATTTAATTCATTATTATAAAGAATCAGTTTTGGTACATCTTGCGAGTAGTCAAATTTCTGCAGTAACTTTAATATTGATGCTGGGATTTGCATTGCTTGGGTAAACAGATACATTTTGACATCCTCTTCTGTTTCTTGATGGATCGGTTTAAAATGAGGCTGTCGACAAATATTTTTGACTGCATTTGCAATTCCTTTTTGCAAGCCCCCTGGTAAATGACCATACTTCCAAAAATGTGCATTCATTATTTTATCTGGATTTAATAGCCCGTCTTTATCAAGTGAGTTACGATAATGAAAACGAAAGTCATTATTTATATTTGATGTAAATGGAAATCTCTTGATTAAAAGACAATCTTCCAGTTGAATAACCCCGTGAATGCGATCCCAATATTCTTTTCGGTTTTTACTTACTCCTTGAACTTTTGCAAAAATTGAAGGGATTTTAACCTCGCCATTTTTCACTTCAAAGTTCGGTCGAATCATTGCCTTTTCTTTAATTAAAAGAAATAACTCATCATACGTTGTTTTTAATGTAACGGAAGATGGAGTATAATCACGCAGTTGCCACGGTTTGTAAAGTCCTGAGCCTTCATGGTTTAAGATCGATTCAATTTCGCGAGATGCACGATACGCAACTGTAGAAGTTCTTCGTCTTTTTTCGGTTGGAAACGGCTCAGGTTCTTTCTTTTCTGGATATGTATGAACAAATGTTAGTTCCTGATTTGGATCGAATTTTTGTAAAACATCTGTCCCGTCAGGATGAAACATCATGATGTCACAGCCAATTTTCATTAAATAGTAGAGAAAATATTGGTGACTTTTCGTCGCTTCTCCATACCAAAGAAATTTGGGCATTTCTTTTTCCGGATCAGCATTAATTAACAAATCTTTCAAATGATTGTTCGTCCATTTCACTACATCGACAAGAACACGCCGTAAATCGCTACTGCTCAGACCATTATTTTCAAGAGTCTCAAACGTTGACAAGAGGTCAATCATACTTTCGCGAATCTTTCTATGTACAGCATGGTTGCTCGACTTTAGGAGAAGCTGTTCCCCATCAAGAAAGGCAACAAAACGATTAATTGATAATTTTTGCTCACGGTGGATTTGCAATACTTTTTGAATCGCCTGAAATTGATGATTGTCAATTGTTTTATCAATTGACTCTTCACTTAATAAATGCAATTGCACATCTTTAGAGCGAACATATTCAAATAAGTTGTTGTAGTATTCATCTTCATCAAAGGGGATTCCTAAAAACCTCACCAGCACTTGGCCAATATGGATTGTACCATTTTCTAGTTTATATTGTGGTCTTTCATTAATTGATTTTTTTAACGTAGTCAACCAATTTTCATATGACAAGGGCAAAATGTGTGTATGTAATTGGTTGTATGATGGAAACATATTAATCCCTTCCCTTTTTAATACGAAAAATAAAACTTTTTCTTAATCATAACATATTTGGTGATGAGCAATTAGGAATTCTAGTAGTTTATACGATAATAAATATAAAAAGTTTCATTTTTCTAAAAAAGATGCTCCTCACCTTTTATCTCGTCCAAGTATATAGTAAATTATCGAATGATTGTAGGTGAAACGAGATGAGATTTTTAAATAGAAGAAGTCTAAAAAATCAACTTGACCAAGCGCTTGATGACATCCAAGACGTAATGGTTTCTGAACTGTTTATTTATATTGATTTATTGTTTTATGCACTTTTTTTTTTACGTTGTTACTTTCTACGTCAAAAAGAGTATTTCTTTTTCACCTGTAAAAAGTTTTTTTTCATCATTTATTTATTAAGTGTATTGCTATTTTTATTAATAAAAAAATGGTTTAAAGATTACCATTTGAAATAAATCGTAAAATTTGGCTTTCAATTTCTTCTCCGGCAGCGATACCCTCTGTTTCTGAAATATAATAATCTTTTAATGACTGTGTATTCTTTTTAGAAAGTTCCCCGTGTTTCGGTATGAATCCTTTCGTACAATGAATTAAAAATTCTTCATCTAATAGGGAATCTCCAGCCCCTAACACTGTGGTTATCCCTTCTTTCTCTTTTATATAGTTAACCGCTCTCCCTTTACTCACGACTTTCGGAATAAAATATAATTTTTTTCCATGAAGCCAAACATTCCATCCATATGGATTTACAATTTCATTAAGCGTATGGACTTGAATATGTAACGGTGAGTCTATGCGGCAGTAGAAAAACAAATCATCGACTACTTTTATTTTTTGTTCTATATTCAATGAATGTTTTTGCAGTAAACTTAAAATCTCTTGTCTTGGAGAGCTAGTGTTTTTTAATAAGTTTGTCATCATGTCCTGCCATTGTTTGTCTAGCTTACCTTCAACAAGAACTGTACCTCCATTGGATGTTATAGCATACGGTAATAGTATTCCGTGCTCAAAGAGCAGGAGCCGGATAAATTGTTGAATTGATCTTGTCGTTACAGGAACGAACAGCACATCATTACATATATCTAAAAGCAAATTTAATGTCTTTTTTGTCATAAAGGCGGTATCCTCACCCGCTTTTTTTTCGACAGAGATAAGTCGTTTTTCATGTAATAACGGATATTGTTTTAACGCCCGCGTTGAATAAATTATTGTTCGATCAAGATCAGATGCAAACATGATTTTTCTTGATTTCCAAGCTTCTTTATGATGATTATGAGTCGACATTATTTTGGCTCCTTAAAGGTTGAATTAAACCACAACAAGTGTAGCTCATTTCTGGTTAATGTAAGATTTCCACATTCCTTTCTTCTGCTAACATAATAATGTGGCGAACATACGGACTATTCGTATCCTTCATTAAAATTTTCCAAGGAACTCGTCTTAATAATACACGTGTCGTTTCACCAACACCTGGCTTTACAAAATGACTGCTTTCAATGCCAAACTCCGCTTGAATTTTTTTCACGTCTTCCATCCCTTGAAAAGTTGCAGCTTGTTTTTGAGTGAATGTTTCGTTATATTTTTTTACAGCTTCCTGAACTGCTGGGAACTCAAGTGCAATATGTTGAATGTACTCATTGGATACATCAACCGGCATTAACTCCTGATAAAATTTAGCACCGTGATAATCAGTTGGACCGACTAATTGCTCGTTTAAAACAGTTCTGCTCACTAGCCCAGAAACAGTCGAATTTAAGCAGGCACTAGGAATAAGAAAATCTTCACGAGTTCCGTAAAGAGTTGAACAATATCCTGGGTCCGCTAATACCGCAAGTGTGTCATCAAGAGTCACACCATAGTCGTTTTTAAATTTCTGACAAGCCTTTGTTAGCTCTTTTGAAATCGCACCTTTTCCTGTCCAACCGTCAATAAATTGTATCGACCAGCCGGGGTGTCGTTGTAAAATATAGTGAATTGCATTTTCATCTATACCTCGATCACGAATAATTGAAATACTATAATGAGGAACGATGAGCTCATAACGATACTCAAGATAGCGGCGAATTAAAATTCCAATTGGCGTTCCGGCTCTTGCCAATGAAACAAGTACAGTCTTCTTTCCTTTTAATCGATAAATTTGCTCTGCTGTTATTCCAACATATAATGCTAGTTTTTGCTTATATTCATTTAACGATTTCCAAAATAAATGAACGTACTCGCTTGGAGGCTGATATTCTATCGGTAATGTTTCACTATAATGCTGGCCTCCTTGAACGAGCTTTTCTCGATTTTCAGTAGAATCCTCAAGTTTGTAATTGCTTAAATCTTTCAATAAAAAAATGACATCTTTTTCATCATACGAACCAATTTTTTTCGGCTTTAAAAATACTGGATTCATCTTTTTAACACCTCAATTCTTTCTGTTAAAGAAAACAATCTTAATATGTGGGATTCTCGTTTTCTTCAATTCTTGTAAAAGAGGAGTTAATTTAGTTTCCTCTACTTCCCGTTCAAAGAAAAGAAATAACTCACCATACTTTTCAGGTTCAATATTATAAACGTAATTTGTGACCGACTGATCTTCAGGATTTGGGAATTCCAAACGAAAGTTAGCTCCATATCCTGTTTGCGAACTTGCATGAATCGGGCTTCTAGTCGTTGAATGATAGAAAATCCCTTCACCCATTTCAGCTGACACTCTCATCGGGATATACATAAATTCATTTGTCCCTAAACAAAGTGTTTTGCTCTTAGGGTGTGAACG from Bacillus aquiflavi includes the following:
- a CDS encoding TerD family protein, coding for MTINLSKGQRIDLTKTNPGLTKIIIGLGWDTNQYDGGHNFDLDASAFLTDENGKVTQDLDFIFYNNFKHSTGCVEHTGDNRTGEGDGDDEQIKINFSKVPSHVHRIAITVTIHDADVRNQNFGQVSNAFVRVVNEDTNQEVLRYDLGEDFSVETAVVICELYRHGSEWKFSAIGSGFQGGLAALCRNFGLQV
- a CDS encoding YceG family protein translates to MFPSYNQLHTHILPLSYENWLTTLKKSINERPQYKLENGTIHIGQVLVRFLGIPFDEDEYYNNLFEYVRSKDVQLHLLSEESIDKTIDNHQFQAIQKVLQIHREQKLSINRFVAFLDGEQLLLKSSNHAVHRKIRESMIDLLSTFETLENNGLSSSDLRRVLVDVVKWTNNHLKDLLINADPEKEMPKFLWYGEATKSHQYFLYYLMKIGCDIMMFHPDGTDVLQKFDPNQELTFVHTYPEKKEPEPFPTEKRRRTSTVAYRASREIESILNHEGSGLYKPWQLRDYTPSSVTLKTTYDELFLLIKEKAMIRPNFEVKNGEVKIPSIFAKVQGVSKNRKEYWDRIHGVIQLEDCLLIKRFPFTSNINNDFRFHYRNSLDKDGLLNPDKIMNAHFWKYGHLPGGLQKGIANAVKNICRQPHFKPIHQETEEDVKMYLFTQAMQIPASILKLLQKFDYSQDVPKLILYNNELNGTMTRPDAALLLLLNHFGIDIVLYNPPGQNDIENYLDESLYDIHWLEDVVFEQEFKEPSIFKRMFSQNIFKNLRGD
- a CDS encoding anthrax toxin lethal factor-related metalloendopeptidase encodes the protein MVKRIMMFIFSITPLFMFQSSQPSYQSIPLKHYASDSSFRQLMFLHSFDLLGDIIVLPNEPFDHVEAASIITRVDRLPESMLLKLREKEIKMKLFEGKLTDNPTVKHLRGQTPRGYEKIGTKWDEVPGIGGSKLILVKIGHSEKGKSHGSINLELHELAHSIDRYLYNEIRHQEDFQKIWKEERGAVFPNNAYFLKYPEEYFAESFAMYHLNEQTNSNLKKNAPKTYAFIQNLK
- a CDS encoding toxic anion resistance protein, whose amino-acid sequence is MNQLQTQEASLVTTNPDDKLTESKVSEIKLALRNEPEVQNLARSIDERDQIQVLEFGKEPAVQISRFSDQILSNMRTTKVEDSGELLKQLGKIMDKFDKKDFEQTSGGLFGKLFKRGEKLVEKLFGKYQTMGQEIDKIYVEISKYQNEMVESTNMLEDMYEQNYQYYLTLEKYVVAGEMKSEELKKNQLPLLESRAANGDQLASMQLDSLKNIIELLDQRVYDLEMAKIVSLQTAPQIRMLQRGNTKLIGKINSAFVTTIPIFKNGLIQAVAAKRQKLVADSMSELDRRTNEMLVRNAQNIAQQSADIARLAGSPSIKIETIEETWNIIMKGMEETKSIEEENKRLREEGTKRLEQLQNNFKNAKI
- a CDS encoding dihydrofolate reductase translates to MISLIWAMDENRVIGKENKLPWHISEDLKFFKRVTMGHPIAMGRKTYESIGKPLPGRENIVITRNQHFTCQGCTVFSTIDELIAYGKGKADEIFVIGGAEIFKEVLPFADRLYVTMIHHQFEGDTYFPLFSLEDWTLIKREQGPKNEKNPYDYEFLFYERSK
- a CDS encoding cysteine protease StiP family protein is translated as MNPVFLKPKKIGSYDEKDVIFLLKDLSNYKLEDSTENREKLVQGGQHYSETLPIEYQPPSEYVHLFWKSLNEYKQKLALYVGITAEQIYRLKGKKTVLVSLARAGTPIGILIRRYLEYRYELIVPHYSISIIRDRGIDENAIHYILQRHPGWSIQFIDGWTGKGAISKELTKACQKFKNDYGVTLDDTLAVLADPGYCSTLYGTREDFLIPSACLNSTVSGLVSRTVLNEQLVGPTDYHGAKFYQELMPVDVSNEYIQHIALEFPAVQEAVKKYNETFTQKQAATFQGMEDVKKIQAEFGIESSHFVKPGVGETTRVLLRRVPWKILMKDTNSPYVRHIIMLAEERNVEILH
- a CDS encoding thymidylate synthase; translation: MKQYLDLCRHVLTNGIVKDDRTGTGTVSTFGYQMRFNLQEGFPLITTKKLHLKSIIYELLWFLKGDTNVRYLQEKGVRIWNEWADEQGELGPVYGHQWRSWTGADGQTIDQISQLLEQIKHTPNSRRLIVNAWNVAEIDQMALAPCHCMFQFYVADGKLSCQLYQRSADVFLGVPFNIASYALLTLMIAQVCDLEPGEFVHTFGDVHIYKNHIDQVKLQLTREPRNLPQMRLNPDVKDLFAFQYEDFELVHYNPHPHIKGKVSV
- a CDS encoding HAD family hydrolase, encoding MSTHNHHKEAWKSRKIMFASDLDRTIIYSTRALKQYPLLHEKRLISVEKKAGEDTAFMTKKTLNLLLDICNDVLFVPVTTRSIQQFIRLLLFEHGILLPYAITSNGGTVLVEGKLDKQWQDMMTNLLKNTSSPRQEILSLLQKHSLNIEQKIKVVDDLFFYCRIDSPLHIQVHTLNEIVNPYGWNVWLHGKKLYFIPKVVSKGRAVNYIKEKEGITTVLGAGDSLLDEEFLIHCTKGFIPKHGELSKKNTQSLKDYYISETEGIAAGEEIESQILRFISNGNL
- a CDS encoding TerD family protein; translation: MAINLTKGQRVDLTKGQPGLSKILIGLGWDPVNGRGGGGFLGSLFGGGSANIDCDASVILLGENDKLRKNNDVVYFVNLKSSDGSVRHTGDNLTGHGDGDDEQIIVDLNKVSSSIQKLVFVVNIYNCVKRKQHFGMIRNAFIRVVNHTNNEELIHYNLTDDYSGKTTLIVGEIYRNGNEWKFAAVGDGTTASTLGETVRSYT